Proteins found in one Synechococcus sp. LA31 genomic segment:
- a CDS encoding alpha/beta hydrolase codes for MVHGLLDTPAVFRPLQQLLAGRRPDLLLPALPMRFGLTPVREAALLLQQHIEALAPGSAPVDVLGFSMGGVIARTWIQQLGGQRRTRRFISLGSPQQGTWTAQPWPGRLFPGLADLKCGSALLQELNADLERLRGVECHSFYSALDLAVLPGWRAVLPVGSARALPVATHPQLLRDPAALQPLVEELLRS; via the coding sequence CTGGTGCATGGCCTGCTGGACACGCCGGCTGTGTTTCGCCCGTTGCAGCAGTTGTTGGCTGGTCGGCGGCCCGATCTGCTGCTTCCGGCCCTGCCCATGCGCTTCGGGCTCACCCCGGTGCGCGAGGCAGCGCTACTGCTCCAGCAGCACATCGAAGCGTTGGCGCCGGGTTCAGCTCCTGTGGATGTGCTGGGCTTCTCGATGGGCGGGGTGATTGCTCGCACTTGGATTCAGCAGCTGGGTGGCCAGAGGCGGACCCGCCGTTTCATCAGCCTTGGCAGCCCGCAGCAGGGCACCTGGACAGCCCAGCCCTGGCCAGGCCGGTTGTTTCCAGGTTTGGCAGATCTCAAATGCGGCAGTGCGCTACTGCAGGAGCTCAACGCAGACCTGGAGAGATTGCGCGGCGTGGAGTGCCACAGCTTTTATTCGGCCCTTGATTTGGCCGTGCTGCCGGGCTGGCGTGCCGTCCTGCCCGTGGGTTCAGCTCGCGCCCTGCCGGTGGCCACCCATCCACAGTTGCTGCGGGATCCAGCGGCTTTGCAGCCTTTGGTCGAGGAATTGCTGCGGAGCTGA